Proteins from one Bacteroidia bacterium genomic window:
- a CDS encoding carboxypeptidase-like regulatory domain-containing protein produces MFRLFIIVFLICPFVLVAQTTNTLVLKGGVYAYSNDAPVSFAAVHIRATTIGTITAEDGKFELNFDSKYINDTIIFSSIGYKQIKLPISKINLKQFLRVEIQDSLFLLNEVVAMCYDNIEALRWKSKKNDKSQYLLTFSTRELQNAANYISILKENFGGDAKIKSNFIRWKKVKVNGISDKVTITVSWFPCPYCPDQVNDVAVTIEVLDRKDNNLVENSTFRKPLINYFQNLLDKTFAQGVDNAQLEERMQVMYLKKAKDPYTGQCYGYYETGQKGLRGAYEKGIKNGFWEYWYSNGQKKIEGTYSNGKKEGKWRFWYSNGQPRIIANYNDDEMDGKNIWYYESGAKKKEATFRKGVYLEKTEWDEKGNVTDVTNFLK; encoded by the coding sequence ATGTTTCGATTATTCATTATAGTATTTTTAATTTGTCCTTTTGTTTTAGTTGCTCAAACCACTAATACTTTAGTTTTAAAAGGTGGTGTATATGCCTATTCTAATGATGCTCCTGTTAGTTTTGCAGCTGTTCATATAAGAGCTACAACAATAGGTACAATTACAGCAGAAGATGGCAAATTCGAACTTAATTTCGATTCAAAGTATATTAATGACACAATTATTTTTTCATCAATTGGTTATAAGCAGATTAAACTTCCAATTTCTAAAATTAATTTAAAACAATTTCTAAGAGTAGAAATACAGGATTCGCTTTTTCTGTTAAATGAAGTTGTTGCAATGTGTTATGACAATATAGAAGCACTTCGCTGGAAAAGTAAAAAAAATGATAAAAGCCAATATTTGCTTACTTTTTCAACTCGCGAACTTCAGAATGCAGCAAACTATATTAGTATTTTGAAAGAAAATTTTGGTGGCGATGCAAAAATAAAATCAAATTTTATTCGCTGGAAAAAAGTAAAGGTAAACGGAATATCTGATAAGGTTACAATAACCGTTTCGTGGTTCCCCTGCCCCTATTGTCCCGATCAGGTAAATGATGTTGCTGTTACCATAGAAGTTTTGGATAGAAAAGACAATAATCTGGTAGAAAATAGTACTTTCAGAAAACCTTTGATTAATTATTTTCAGAATCTTTTAGATAAAACTTTTGCGCAGGGTGTTGATAATGCACAACTGGAAGAAAGAATGCAGGTAATGTATCTTAAGAAAGCTAAAGACCCATATACCGGCCAATGTTACGGATATTATGAAACCGGGCAAAAAGGATTGCGTGGTGCTTATGAAAAAGGAATTAAAAATGGGTTCTGGGAATACTGGTATAGCAACGGACAAAAGAAAATTGAAGGTACATATTCAAACGGTAAAAAGGAAGGTAAATGGCGATTCTGGTATTCAAACGGACAACCTAGAATTATTGCAAATTATAATGACGACGAAATGGATGGAAAAAATATTTGGTACTATGAAAGTGGTGCTAAAAAGAAAGAAGCAACATTTCGCAAAGGCGTTTATCTAGAAAAAACAGAATGGGACGAAAAAGGTAATGTTACCGATGTTAC
- a CDS encoding molybdenum cofactor guanylyltransferase: MNLTGIILAGGESSRIGKDKSKIIYNNLPLIEYPINLFRKYCDEIIISADSNKLNEYNYLKVPDEIGKYGPLAGIYSCLKKSSNHVNIVISCDMPLITDKLISYIIDNSNGFDLIMPFYNSHYEPLCAIYTKSLIPVIEDLFSKNDYSPLSLIPVCNFKQLEISESLPFFNKNVFSNVNTIYDLNNLK; the protein is encoded by the coding sequence ATGAATTTAACAGGAATTATATTAGCTGGCGGAGAGAGCAGTAGAATAGGTAAGGACAAAAGTAAAATCATTTATAACAATTTACCATTAATTGAATATCCTATTAATTTGTTCAGGAAATACTGTGATGAAATTATTATTAGTGCCGACTCGAACAAGTTAAATGAATATAATTATTTAAAAGTACCTGATGAAATCGGGAAATATGGGCCTCTTGCAGGAATTTATTCATGTTTAAAGAAAAGTTCAAATCATGTAAATATTGTTATATCCTGTGATATGCCTTTAATTACAGATAAATTAATCAGTTATATTATTGATAATTCAAATGGATTTGATTTGATAATGCCATTTTATAATTCTCATTATGAGCCATTATGTGCAATATACACAAAATCATTAATCCCAGTTATTGAAGATTTATTTTCAAAAAATGATTACTCGCCTTTAAGTCTGATACCTGTTTGTAATTTCAAACAATTAGAAATATCCGAGAGTCTTCCATTTTTTAATAAAAATGTTTTTAGTAATGTAAATACTATTTACGATTTAAATAATTTAAAATGA
- a CDS encoding T9SS type A sorting domain-containing protein translates to MNRFSLLILIIISSFSISHLGYSQTIKPIIADDLIIKQKIKENPQILNDYLLYEKNFKQIIENLNNIKVDTLINGRRIIPVVVHVIHANGPENISDAQVIDGINKMNIDYAKLNADTVNIFPLFKPRASDFAIEFRLAKIDVLGNCTNGIEHIFDPQTNWAYFATMKQYVWDPTKYMNIFAVNFIYPEGMSLPDGAFIGGMSPFPPDNTLSQALTGGDSDIDGVLIRQDCVGSIGTATDMGGMGINLLNRTFTHETGHYFNLYHPFQNLMFGLLPASSGCPTLFASAGDEVDDTPPVAVATQNTSVSCFTPGSINSCTQDSPDEPDMIENYMDYQFGYCTNSFTNGQKARVDATLAGIRHNLWTKENLIATGVLDTSYHPICAPIADFSATPKRICVGDAVNFSDISFNSAPTSWNWDLTGATPSTSTLQNPSVTYTAAGIYPVKLIVANASGNDSITKTSYIRVFDPSTNVQVPLNEDFEAGINPTWIVDNAAGIGWEITDTASVSGTKSARIRNFIGNQNGSFDDLISDGYDLTSLYNTVPLKLKFKYAYCGKINPGTVLTDADTAYDKMRILVSTNCGKTWAQKWAKLGAALQTTTVPNQNSFDPAPADWASDSINIHIYLNQHQTNFRFKFEFFGNGGNNIYLEDINIDNGTYTGMDSYSMDLVNMEVYPNPVDENSTISFDLPENMNTKIQIIDLVGKEIKAIENNDLAAGHHEYSISKNDLNSTGCYFVKLTAGEFVFTKKLMVK, encoded by the coding sequence ATGAATCGATTTAGTTTACTTATTTTAATTATCATTTCTAGTTTTTCAATCTCTCATTTAGGTTATAGTCAGACTATTAAACCTATTATTGCAGATGACTTAATTATTAAACAAAAGATTAAGGAGAACCCTCAGATTTTAAATGATTATTTGCTTTATGAAAAAAACTTTAAGCAAATTATTGAAAATCTTAATAACATTAAAGTAGATACTCTGATTAATGGTAGAAGAATAATTCCTGTAGTGGTTCATGTTATTCATGCAAACGGACCTGAAAATATAAGTGATGCACAGGTTATAGATGGAATTAATAAAATGAATATTGATTATGCAAAATTAAATGCAGATACAGTAAATATTTTTCCACTTTTTAAACCAAGAGCATCAGATTTTGCAATTGAATTCAGATTAGCAAAGATAGATGTACTTGGAAATTGCACTAATGGTATTGAACATATCTTTGATCCTCAAACTAATTGGGCATATTTTGCAACTATGAAACAATACGTTTGGGATCCAACAAAGTACATGAATATTTTTGCTGTAAATTTTATTTATCCTGAAGGTATGTCATTACCCGACGGAGCTTTTATTGGCGGTATGTCTCCTTTTCCTCCTGACAATACTTTATCACAGGCATTAACAGGTGGTGATTCTGATATTGATGGTGTATTAATTCGTCAGGACTGTGTTGGCTCAATTGGAACAGCAACAGATATGGGTGGAATGGGTATAAATTTACTTAACAGAACATTTACTCATGAAACAGGTCATTATTTTAATTTATATCATCCATTTCAAAATTTAATGTTTGGATTATTGCCCGCATCAAGTGGTTGTCCTACTCTATTTGCATCAGCCGGCGATGAAGTTGACGATACTCCTCCTGTAGCTGTTGCAACACAAAATACTTCTGTATCATGTTTTACTCCCGGAAGTATTAATTCTTGCACACAAGATAGTCCTGATGAGCCTGATATGATTGAGAATTATATGGATTATCAATTCGGATATTGTACCAATTCATTTACAAACGGACAAAAAGCCAGAGTTGATGCGACTCTTGCAGGTATCAGACATAATTTGTGGACAAAAGAGAATTTAATTGCAACAGGAGTTTTAGACACAAGTTACCATCCGATTTGTGCACCAATAGCTGACTTTTCTGCAACCCCAAAAAGAATTTGTGTTGGCGATGCTGTAAACTTTTCAGATATTTCATTTAATTCAGCTCCAACTTCATGGAACTGGGATTTAACCGGCGCAACACCTTCAACTTCTACACTTCAGAATCCTTCTGTAACATATACAGCAGCAGGAATATATCCTGTAAAACTTATCGTAGCAAATGCTTCTGGAAATGACAGTATAACAAAAACTTCTTATATCAGAGTATTTGATCCATCTACAAATGTTCAGGTTCCTTTAAATGAAGATTTTGAAGCTGGAATTAACCCTACCTGGATAGTTGATAATGCAGCTGGGATTGGATGGGAAATTACTGATACTGCTTCTGTTTCTGGTACTAAATCTGCAAGAATCAGAAATTTTATCGGAAACCAGAATGGCAGTTTTGACGATTTGATTAGTGATGGTTATGATTTAACTTCTTTATATAATACTGTACCTCTTAAATTAAAATTTAAATATGCTTATTGCGGTAAAATAAATCCTGGTACTGTTCTTACTGATGCCGATACTGCATATGATAAAATGAGAATTTTAGTTTCTACAAATTGTGGTAAAACTTGGGCTCAAAAATGGGCAAAATTAGGAGCTGCACTACAAACCACTACAGTACCGAATCAGAATAGTTTTGACCCTGCACCTGCCGACTGGGCATCAGATTCAATAAATATTCATATATATTTAAATCAGCATCAGACAAATTTTAGATTTAAATTTGAATTCTTTGGCAATGGCGGTAATAACATTTATCTTGAAGATATTAATATTGACAATGGTACATATACCGGAATGGATTCATATTCTATGGATCTTGTAAATATGGAAGTTTATCCTAATCCAGTTGACGAAAATTCAACTATTTCATTTGATTTACCAGAAAACATGAATACTAAAATTCAAATTATAGATTTGGTAGGTAAGGAAATTAAGGCTATTGAAAATAATGATTTGGCAGCAGGCCACCATGAATATTCAATTAGTAAGAATGATTTGAATTCTACCGGATGCTACTTTGTTAAACTAACTGCTGGTGAGTTTGTGTTTACTAAAAAATTAATGGTGAAATAA
- a CDS encoding transporter — protein sequence MANVLFFFKSRIRFDRNEFSGAFGDIGTDLPLIIGMILASGLDSASVLITYGIMQLLTAMLYGIPMPVQPLKAVAMIVITQKIAPEVIYGGGLAIGVLMLVLSLTGLVDLIAKYIPKVVVRGIQFGLGIQLSMVALKEYVVADSFSGYWLAGIAFIITIILLGNRKYPPAIFIIIAGVAYALIFKFTNFNFVNAISFSIPKLYTPSWTDILTGFLILALPQIPLSIGNSIIATKQMATDYFPEKKITVKKISLTYSIINIINPFLGGVPTCHGSGGMAGHYAFGARTGGSVFIYGILFLILGFFFSGSFEQIVKIFPLPVLGVILLFEGLTLMIFIKDIIDSKKSFFIALLVALIACGLPYGYLIGMIVGTIMYYISDKKIKNYFKIK from the coding sequence ATGGCAAATGTTTTATTTTTTTTTAAGTCTCGCATCAGGTTCGACCGAAATGAGTTTTCGGGAGCTTTTGGTGATATTGGCACCGATTTACCTTTAATAATTGGTATGATACTGGCTTCTGGATTAGATAGTGCCAGTGTTTTAATAACATACGGGATTATGCAATTGCTAACTGCAATGCTTTACGGAATTCCAATGCCGGTTCAACCATTAAAAGCAGTTGCAATGATTGTAATTACACAAAAAATTGCTCCCGAAGTTATTTATGGTGGCGGTTTAGCAATTGGTGTATTAATGTTAGTTCTATCACTAACAGGTCTTGTTGATTTAATTGCAAAATATATTCCTAAGGTTGTGGTGCGTGGAATTCAGTTTGGGCTTGGAATTCAACTTTCTATGGTTGCATTAAAAGAATATGTTGTAGCAGATTCTTTTTCGGGATATTGGCTTGCAGGAATTGCATTTATTATTACAATAATTTTATTAGGAAACAGAAAATATCCTCCGGCCATTTTTATTATTATTGCAGGCGTTGCTTATGCCTTAATTTTTAAATTCACAAACTTTAATTTTGTAAATGCAATTAGCTTTTCAATACCAAAATTGTATACACCGAGCTGGACAGACATCTTAACCGGGTTTTTAATACTGGCACTTCCACAGATTCCTCTTTCTATTGGAAATTCAATTATTGCAACAAAACAAATGGCAACTGATTATTTTCCAGAGAAAAAAATAACAGTAAAAAAAATCAGTCTTACTTATTCAATAATAAATATTATTAATCCATTTTTAGGCGGTGTTCCTACATGTCATGGTTCGGGTGGCATGGCCGGACATTACGCATTTGGTGCAAGAACCGGAGGATCTGTATTTATTTATGGCATATTGTTTTTAATCTTAGGTTTTTTCTTTAGCGGTAGTTTTGAGCAAATTGTTAAGATATTCCCTTTACCAGTATTAGGCGTAATTCTTTTATTTGAGGGATTAACATTAATGATTTTTATAAAAGATATTATTGATTCTAAAAAGAGTTTCTTTATAGCATTACTGGTTGCCTTAATTGCATGTGGCTTACCATATGGTTATTTAATTGGAATGATAGTAGGAACAATTATGTATTATATCTCTGACAAAAAAATCAAAAACTATTTTAAAATTAAATGA
- the tatC gene encoding twin-arginine translocase subunit TatC translates to MFRFLFGFYKKKENDSTFWGHLDELRKYLFRSVIAIFAFAIVAFIYKDFIFNTIILLPSDTKFITYKAFCKIGTFFNFDGLCFQPFTLDLINTEIGGQFRYHLLISIISGIIVAFPFIVWQLWQFIKPALKERELKSSRGIILYISALFLFGVFFGYFLVAPLTINFLATYELSSNIKNLISIGSYISILSILTLSMGIVFELPVLIYFLTKIGLLSSAFLRKYRRHAIVVIAILAAFITPSGDMFSMLLVGFPIWVLFEISIFVSKKVEKNRKEILD, encoded by the coding sequence ATGTTTAGGTTTCTATTTGGATTTTATAAAAAGAAAGAAAACGATTCAACCTTCTGGGGACATCTTGATGAATTAAGGAAATATCTATTTCGCTCAGTTATAGCAATTTTTGCTTTTGCAATTGTTGCATTCATATATAAAGATTTTATTTTTAATACTATTATTCTTTTACCAAGTGATACTAAGTTTATTACTTATAAAGCATTTTGCAAAATAGGTACCTTCTTTAATTTTGATGGTTTATGTTTTCAGCCTTTTACCTTAGATCTTATTAACACAGAAATTGGTGGGCAGTTTCGCTACCATTTGTTAATTTCTATAATTTCAGGAATAATTGTAGCATTTCCTTTTATTGTTTGGCAATTATGGCAGTTTATTAAACCTGCTCTTAAAGAAAGGGAATTAAAATCATCAAGGGGAATAATTTTATACATTTCAGCTTTATTTTTATTCGGAGTATTCTTTGGTTATTTTCTAGTAGCACCTTTAACAATAAATTTTCTGGCAACCTATGAATTAAGCTCAAATATTAAGAATTTAATTTCAATAGGATCGTATATTTCAATTTTATCAATTCTTACCTTATCAATGGGAATTGTTTTTGAACTACCTGTATTAATATATTTTCTTACAAAAATTGGTTTGTTGTCATCTGCGTTTCTTAGAAAATACAGACGTCATGCAATAGTTGTGATTGCTATTTTAGCAGCTTTTATTACTCCTTCGGGAGATATGTTTAGTATGTTACTTGTAGGATTTCCAATCTGGGTGCTATTTGAAATCAGCATCTTTGTTAGTAAAAAAGTAGAAAAAAACAGAAAAGAGATTTTAGACTAA
- a CDS encoding OmpA family protein — MSKYIYKAVIIIYLALLSNTAFSQDDFYSKFTKKADYTYATNEFFKALNMYKDLYKESQNKDEKNYISFRIAECYRNMNQTQKAEAQYLKVITKNYQNPLIYYYYADMLQRNEKYAEAAVQYEEYLKRVPNDERAKVSKISCSLSAKWIDSPTRYVIENRKELNSKESDFAPAYASNDYLNIYFTSTRPGIHGEKINPVTGQIFSDIFETSLDKKGEWSKPEPLNDTINSVNDDGAPCLSDNYNSLYFTRCKIARGIKLGCQIYKGVRDPGEDWLKYEIVQIANDSISVGYPSISKDGLTMYFVAKMSGGFGGNDIYMMTRKSKSKSFANLVNLGMEINTLGDEMFPFIRENGILYFCSNGHPGMGGLDIFKATKNEDNEWIVENMRYPINSSQDDFDIIFKGNSEEGLFSSSRKGGKGKDDIYSFILPPMEFVLQGVIRDENTDKPIKGARIRIVGNDGTDLDITTLDDGTFRYKLNQHTDYIYLAKKEGYLNGKGRITTAELADSKTFSDVIRLASISNPVEVENVLYDFGKWDLRPEVKRELNGLSDILKANPNITIELGSHTDMVGDSLSNVTLSQKRAQSVVDYMVEKGIAKDRLVAKGYGKTMPKVINGRNAKDSKDGVFKEGDILTEEYINKLATPELKDQANQMNRRTEFKVISTNYIPDIDEE; from the coding sequence ATGTCAAAATATATTTATAAAGCAGTAATAATAATTTATTTAGCCTTGTTAAGTAATACTGCTTTTTCACAAGATGATTTTTATAGTAAATTTACTAAAAAGGCAGATTACACTTATGCAACCAATGAGTTTTTCAAAGCCTTAAATATGTATAAAGATTTGTATAAAGAATCTCAAAACAAAGATGAGAAGAATTATATTTCATTTAGAATTGCAGAATGTTACAGAAATATGAATCAAACTCAAAAGGCAGAGGCTCAATACTTAAAGGTTATTACTAAAAATTATCAAAATCCTCTTATTTATTATTATTATGCGGATATGCTTCAAAGGAATGAAAAATATGCTGAAGCCGCTGTACAATATGAAGAATATTTAAAAAGAGTTCCTAATGATGAAAGAGCAAAGGTGTCAAAAATTTCCTGTTCCCTTTCAGCAAAGTGGATTGATAGTCCTACCAGATATGTAATTGAAAACAGAAAAGAATTAAACTCGAAAGAAAGTGATTTTGCACCGGCATATGCTTCAAATGATTATTTAAATATTTACTTTACCTCTACCCGCCCGGGTATTCATGGTGAAAAAATAAATCCTGTTACAGGTCAGATATTTTCTGACATTTTTGAAACTTCTTTAGATAAAAAAGGTGAATGGAGTAAGCCTGAACCGTTAAATGATACTATAAACTCAGTAAATGATGATGGAGCACCGTGTCTGTCAGATAACTATAATAGTTTGTATTTTACTCGATGCAAAATTGCAAGAGGTATTAAACTTGGTTGTCAGATTTATAAAGGCGTACGTGATCCTGGTGAAGACTGGCTAAAATATGAAATAGTTCAAATTGCAAATGATAGTATTTCTGTTGGATATCCTTCAATTTCAAAAGATGGTTTAACAATGTATTTTGTTGCTAAAATGTCAGGAGGATTTGGTGGTAACGATATTTATATGATGACAAGAAAGTCAAAATCAAAATCTTTTGCAAATCTTGTAAATCTTGGAATGGAAATTAATACCCTTGGCGATGAAATGTTTCCATTTATCCGTGAAAACGGCATATTGTATTTTTGTTCCAACGGTCATCCTGGTATGGGTGGACTAGATATATTTAAAGCAACAAAAAATGAAGATAATGAATGGATAGTTGAAAATATGAGATATCCGATTAATTCTTCTCAGGATGATTTTGATATAATATTTAAAGGAAACTCTGAGGAAGGATTATTTAGTTCTTCACGAAAAGGAGGAAAAGGAAAAGATGATATATATTCATTTATTTTACCGCCAATGGAGTTTGTTTTACAAGGTGTAATCAGAGATGAAAATACCGATAAACCTATTAAGGGTGCAAGAATAAGAATTGTAGGAAATGATGGAACTGATCTTGACATTACAACATTAGATGATGGTACATTCAGATATAAACTTAATCAGCATACAGATTACATTTATTTAGCTAAAAAGGAAGGCTATCTTAATGGAAAGGGAAGAATAACAACTGCTGAATTAGCAGATAGCAAGACTTTCTCTGATGTAATTAGATTGGCTTCAATTTCAAACCCTGTTGAAGTAGAAAATGTATTATATGATTTTGGTAAATGGGATTTACGTCCTGAAGTTAAAAGAGAATTAAACGGACTTTCTGATATTTTAAAAGCAAATCCAAATATTACAATTGAATTAGGCTCTCATACCGATATGGTAGGCGATTCTTTGAGTAATGTTACATTATCTCAAAAACGTGCTCAATCTGTAGTTGATTATATGGTTGAAAAAGGAATTGCAAAAGATCGTCTTGTGGCAAAAGGTTATGGAAAAACAATGCCAAAAGTTATTAATGGAAGAAATGCAAAAGATTCAAAAGATGGAGTTTTTAAGGAAGGTGATATTTTAACCGAAGAATATATAAATAAGCTAGCAACTCCTGAATTAAAAGATCAGGCTAATCAAATGAATCGTAGAACCGAGTTTAAAGTTATTTCTACCAACTATATTCCTGATATTGACGAAGAATAA